In Brevibacillus brevis NBRC 100599, a single genomic region encodes these proteins:
- a CDS encoding solute symporter family protein — MSVTTIIFFLAVIIGTMAITYSAAKQTGTTRDFYAAGNRLNGLQNGIAIAGDYMSAASFLGIAGTIAMYGFDGFVYAIGFFVSYLIILFLVAEPLHNLGRYTLADAIAVRFDSLWLRGVVACTTLLITIFYMLAQLVGAGALIHYLLGIRYDTAVLIVGSLMTFYVVFGGMVATSWVQIIKAILLLTGTLILSLIVFARFDWSLSEMFSHVSTITPLQEQFLQPGNQLHNPLETISLHLALILGTAGLPHIISRLFTVKDAKTTRNSIYTATWVIGAFYLMTIFLGFGASTFVGYEALKNVGFGGNLTVTLLANALGGEFLMAYIAAVAFATILAVVTGLVLSASSAFAHDVYSHLIRRGMASEKEQVTMAKLSSVAVGLISISLAIGAEKMNVAILVALTFAVAASSNLPLLLFTLYWKRFTVRGAICGVLTGLTASVVLVILGPTVMHPVAGLIRAEPLFPLTNPGLVSIPLGFLGAVLGTLLDRPDPDAERKYERVLFQALTGIRVPSGKT; from the coding sequence TTGTCCGTGACGACGATCATCTTTTTCCTTGCCGTCATTATTGGAACGATGGCTATCACTTATTCGGCTGCCAAACAGACAGGAACGACGAGGGACTTCTATGCAGCAGGAAATCGCTTGAACGGGTTACAAAATGGCATTGCCATTGCGGGCGATTATATGAGTGCTGCCTCGTTTTTGGGGATTGCGGGAACGATTGCGATGTACGGCTTTGACGGGTTCGTGTATGCGATAGGCTTTTTTGTCTCTTATCTGATTATTTTGTTTTTAGTTGCGGAGCCGTTGCATAATTTGGGACGCTATACGCTGGCAGACGCGATTGCCGTCAGGTTTGACAGTCTTTGGCTGCGTGGCGTTGTTGCCTGTACGACTCTATTAATTACGATTTTTTACATGTTGGCGCAATTAGTTGGGGCTGGTGCTCTCATTCATTATTTATTAGGAATCCGTTACGATACGGCGGTCCTGATCGTCGGGAGCCTGATGACATTTTACGTGGTGTTCGGCGGGATGGTGGCGACCTCGTGGGTTCAGATTATTAAAGCGATCTTGCTCCTGACAGGGACATTGATCCTAAGTCTGATCGTATTTGCCCGTTTTGATTGGAGCTTATCCGAAATGTTTTCCCATGTGAGTACGATTACACCTCTTCAGGAACAGTTCTTACAGCCAGGTAATCAACTTCATAATCCGCTGGAAACGATCTCCCTGCATTTGGCTTTGATTCTCGGTACCGCCGGACTCCCCCATATTATCTCCCGGTTGTTCACAGTCAAAGACGCAAAGACGACTCGCAATTCGATTTACACCGCTACTTGGGTCATCGGTGCCTTTTATTTGATGACGATCTTCCTCGGCTTCGGAGCGAGCACGTTTGTAGGCTACGAGGCATTGAAAAATGTGGGCTTCGGGGGGAATCTGACTGTCACGCTCTTGGCGAATGCTCTCGGTGGAGAGTTTTTGATGGCATATATCGCTGCGGTTGCCTTTGCGACGATATTGGCTGTCGTGACAGGACTCGTGCTCTCCGCGTCTTCAGCGTTCGCGCATGATGTCTACAGTCATCTGATCAGGCGAGGGATGGCATCGGAAAAAGAACAGGTCACCATGGCAAAGCTTTCGTCAGTTGCGGTGGGCTTGATCTCCATTTCGCTAGCGATCGGTGCAGAAAAAATGAACGTGGCGATTCTCGTTGCGCTGACGTTTGCAGTAGCAGCATCATCCAATTTACCACTGCTATTGTTTACGTTATATTGGAAGCGGTTTACCGTGAGAGGAGCGATTTGTGGCGTCCTGACAGGGTTAACGGCATCCGTAGTCCTTGTCATTCTAGGACCGACTGTTATGCATCCCGTAGCTGGACTTATTCGTGCGGAGCCTTTATTTCCACTGACGAATCCCGGATTGGTCTCGATACCACTCGGCTTTCTAGGGGCGGTGCTCGGAACACTACTGGATCGGCCTGATCCGGATGCTGAGAGGAAGTATGAGCGCGTACTGTTTCAGGCGTTGACGGGAATCCGAGTTCCATCTGGGAAAACGTAA
- a CDS encoding patatin-like phospholipase family protein, producing MMKKDDRVATLFEGRFLIGTIRSCMFHWAIIHTTDKTTSKWVIDMEKVGLVLQGGGSRGIYTAGVLDYFMEQELYIPYVIAVSAGACNGAAYLARQHGLGKIYHTKYIRDPRYFHYKNLIKKRSLFGMDFIFSEMPNKLEPFAFDRFREAKEQFVVVTTDCATGEAVYFTKDDCEDIFHVIRASCSLPFLSPKVAFNGRKLWDGGIVHPVPLMKSMLDGNQKHIIVLTSSCPPSEWMRKLSRVERLFSRGTRLCQAFIRHFRIYYEAIEQIKEMQKEGKAFVIAPPEGTFLRGFERQEEKLEHYYRQGYQDARTQFSGLCTWLGLGGNR from the coding sequence ATGATGAAAAAAGACGATAGAGTGGCGACCCTTTTTGAGGGTCGTTTTTTGATTGGCACGATCCGGTCTTGCATGTTTCATTGGGCAATCATTCATACTACGGATAAAACGACATCAAAATGGGTGATAGATATGGAAAAGGTCGGGCTCGTTTTGCAGGGAGGAGGTAGCCGTGGGATTTATACTGCTGGCGTTTTGGATTACTTCATGGAGCAGGAGCTATACATCCCGTACGTGATTGCCGTATCAGCAGGTGCGTGCAATGGGGCGGCATACTTGGCGAGACAGCACGGATTGGGCAAGATTTATCATACGAAATACATTCGCGATCCCCGATACTTTCACTATAAAAATTTGATCAAGAAACGCTCGCTGTTTGGCATGGATTTTATTTTCAGTGAGATGCCTAACAAGCTGGAGCCGTTCGCCTTTGATCGGTTTCGCGAAGCGAAGGAACAGTTTGTCGTCGTCACGACGGATTGCGCGACAGGGGAAGCTGTTTACTTTACGAAAGACGACTGTGAGGATATTTTTCATGTGATTCGGGCTTCATGCAGTCTCCCGTTTCTATCCCCAAAAGTTGCCTTCAACGGACGTAAGTTATGGGATGGAGGCATCGTGCATCCGGTACCTCTCATGAAGTCCATGCTTGATGGCAATCAAAAGCATATTATTGTGCTTACGTCTTCTTGTCCGCCTAGTGAGTGGATGCGCAAGCTTTCGCGTGTCGAGCGTCTTTTTTCCAGAGGTACGCGCTTGTGTCAAGCATTCATTCGTCATTTTCGCATCTATTACGAGGCAATAGAGCAGATCAAAGAGATGCAGAAGGAAGGCAAAGCGTTTGTTATCGCACCTCCAGAGGGTACCTTTCTACGAGGATTTGAACGTCAAGAGGAGAAGCTGGAGCATTATTACAGACAAGGCTATCAGGATGCTCGTACTCAATTTTCTGGGCTTTGTACATGGCTTGGTCTTGGCGGGAACAGGTGA
- a CDS encoding HD-GYP domain-containing protein has product MKYVNVDLVEPGDVLARSIYTSEGLTLLHAGVQLTVGMINKLRRFGVTMLSIKDPLLDEVKEQEVVTETTRKDAIRNLSQAISCVQTGKNFDVRGIQKSVGSIIDETLKNRRVLLNLGEIRTTDNAMYIHSLNVCMMATVMGVGLGYNTAQLKELAIGALLHDIGKLSVDKEAPAYKKNSKTNHHTWLGFDLLRKKHEMSIVSAHVPLQHHEWVDGSGQPRGLTGDEIHDFAKIVAICNYYDNLISPFSAEEETLPAYEACEKVMGLAEKRFDHKMVIHFLRSIAMYPTGTSLKLSTGEIGVIIDQNRGLPSRPVVRVIRRDQQANRRIVDDHEITDIDLSEKPTIFISAVMD; this is encoded by the coding sequence ATGAAATATGTGAATGTAGACCTAGTAGAGCCAGGAGACGTTTTGGCTCGAAGCATTTATACAAGCGAAGGCTTGACGCTCTTGCATGCAGGTGTCCAGCTGACTGTCGGAATGATAAATAAATTGCGTCGGTTTGGCGTCACGATGTTAAGCATCAAAGACCCTCTGCTCGATGAAGTGAAAGAGCAGGAGGTCGTCACGGAGACCACTCGGAAGGACGCAATCCGCAATCTATCTCAAGCGATTTCGTGTGTGCAGACTGGCAAAAATTTTGATGTCCGAGGCATTCAAAAATCAGTGGGAAGTATCATCGACGAGACCTTGAAAAATCGTCGCGTGCTCTTGAATCTTGGAGAAATTCGCACGACCGACAACGCGATGTACATTCATTCCTTGAATGTGTGCATGATGGCGACAGTAATGGGAGTAGGATTAGGTTATAATACGGCTCAATTAAAAGAGCTCGCCATCGGAGCCCTCTTGCATGACATTGGAAAGCTGTCAGTCGACAAGGAAGCACCCGCTTACAAAAAGAACAGCAAAACCAATCATCATACCTGGCTAGGCTTTGATCTGTTGCGAAAAAAACATGAGATGAGCATTGTGTCCGCACACGTTCCTTTACAGCATCATGAATGGGTGGATGGAAGTGGGCAGCCACGAGGATTGACTGGCGATGAGATTCATGATTTCGCCAAGATTGTGGCGATTTGTAACTACTATGATAATCTCATCTCGCCTTTTTCAGCGGAAGAGGAGACGTTGCCTGCGTATGAGGCTTGCGAAAAAGTCATGGGGCTCGCGGAGAAACGCTTTGATCATAAAATGGTCATTCACTTTTTGCGCTCGATTGCCATGTATCCGACAGGAACCTCGTTGAAGCTGTCGACAGGAGAGATCGGTGTGATCATTGACCAAAATAGAGGCTTGCCTTCGCGCCCAGTCGTTCGGGTTATCCGAAGAGACCAACAGGCGAATCGGCGGATCGTCGATGATCATGAGATTACGGACATTGATTTGAGTGAAAAGCCTACTATCTTTATCTCAGCTGTCATGGACTAG
- a CDS encoding universal stress protein, with translation MSRILVPVDFSAQSIQAVRFALAYAKNKHDITLLHAISPFPSRNVVRRLGREVVEDYQLDEARDDLKKFLSIIEEAGITYELEIEFGEPHEVIAKHAANDYAAIVMGTHGYGRITGFLLQSVSYPTLHDVKVPVFLIAEETDEKRFPWNKVLIAVDGSDHSMEAAKKAIEMGQHLPNVSYTLLSVVIPPVTYAGVYGVGWDNMNTLEGWGRESLKPCEEMLEAASIPFESMVVVGDPATVIRQTAEEIDAGLVVLGHHGQGAVAGTLLGSVTFKTIHRTKTPLLIVKT, from the coding sequence ATGTCCCGTATTCTAGTTCCTGTTGATTTCTCAGCGCAGTCCATTCAGGCGGTCCGCTTCGCGCTGGCCTACGCCAAAAATAAGCATGATATCACATTGCTTCATGCCATCTCGCCGTTCCCTTCACGCAATGTTGTCAGAAGGTTGGGACGAGAAGTCGTTGAAGATTATCAATTGGATGAGGCAAGAGATGATCTGAAAAAATTCCTGTCGATCATAGAAGAAGCAGGTATCACGTATGAATTGGAAATTGAGTTCGGAGAGCCGCATGAAGTCATTGCGAAGCACGCTGCGAATGACTATGCTGCCATCGTAATGGGAACACATGGCTACGGCCGAATCACAGGCTTCCTGTTGCAGAGTGTCAGCTATCCGACACTCCACGATGTCAAAGTTCCGGTCTTCCTCATTGCAGAGGAGACAGATGAGAAACGCTTCCCTTGGAATAAAGTGCTCATTGCAGTAGATGGTTCCGATCATTCGATGGAAGCTGCGAAGAAAGCCATCGAGATGGGTCAGCACCTCCCGAATGTATCCTATACACTTCTGTCCGTTGTCATACCGCCAGTCACATACGCAGGTGTATATGGCGTAGGCTGGGATAACATGAATACACTCGAAGGTTGGGGACGTGAATCGTTAAAACCTTGCGAGGAGATGCTTGAAGCTGCATCGATTCCTTTTGAAAGCATGGTCGTAGTTGGAGATCCAGCTACTGTGATTCGCCAGACCGCTGAAGAAATCGACGCTGGACTGGTTGTGCTCGGTCATCATGGCCAAGGTGCGGTTGCAGGGACATTGCTTGGAAGTGTTACATTTAAGACGATTCATCGTACGAAAACACCACTCCTCATTGTGAAAACATAG
- a CDS encoding MFS transporter, with protein MKGLWGNKVFLTVFITDTLENIGIWIRNMALLYYVMETSGNNPTAVSLLTAIELAPILVFSIIGGALADRWNPKRTMIAGNLLSALSVLVIVYLLWQGMWIAVFFATFISAVVSQFSQPSSAKMLKRHIPDEQMAAAVSISQSTGSIFLLVGPIVGTFFFEHWGIYPSLLTMAGLFLVAALILLTLPTSSATATEEDGTLLSEIKAGFAYVKKRPALLGIAITFSCLGLSSGFINSLEVFVVTDRLLLSKEAIQWFTALDGLGMLLGGILASVYLERMNSRWVITSGLIFFALSVAVEVLSVWVYVTAAMRFFTGIGMAFLQIAISMFMIKLVDEAYIGRVSGTISPLMVGLMMVGSFVAGPLMQMTSLITVFLIASVILLIAAWGCTRIKWDSAEVTPDGANQPFEQKQAQTLS; from the coding sequence ATGAAAGGTCTTTGGGGAAACAAAGTTTTTCTTACCGTCTTTATCACGGATACATTAGAAAATATCGGTATATGGATCCGTAACATGGCCTTGCTCTACTATGTAATGGAAACGAGCGGCAACAATCCGACCGCGGTATCGCTTTTGACCGCTATCGAACTCGCGCCGATCTTGGTTTTTTCGATTATTGGCGGAGCATTGGCTGATCGCTGGAATCCAAAACGAACGATGATAGCCGGGAACCTGTTAAGCGCCCTCTCTGTTTTGGTCATCGTGTATTTGCTCTGGCAAGGGATGTGGATCGCTGTATTCTTTGCGACATTTATCTCAGCTGTCGTGTCGCAGTTCTCCCAGCCTTCTTCTGCCAAGATGTTGAAGCGTCATATTCCTGATGAGCAAATGGCAGCAGCTGTATCTATTTCACAAAGTACGGGTTCTATTTTTCTACTGGTTGGCCCGATTGTCGGTACCTTCTTCTTTGAACATTGGGGCATCTACCCTTCCCTGTTGACGATGGCTGGCCTCTTCCTCGTCGCGGCATTGATTCTCTTGACGCTCCCTACCTCATCTGCCACTGCAACAGAGGAAGACGGAACTCTCCTTTCTGAGATTAAAGCAGGTTTTGCCTATGTAAAAAAGCGACCAGCCTTGCTGGGGATTGCCATTACCTTTTCGTGTCTGGGGCTATCCTCGGGTTTTATTAATTCGCTTGAAGTATTCGTCGTCACGGATCGTCTTTTACTCTCCAAAGAAGCCATCCAATGGTTTACCGCGTTAGACGGATTGGGTATGTTGTTGGGCGGTATTTTGGCTTCTGTTTATCTGGAGCGCATGAATAGTCGCTGGGTTATTACAAGTGGATTGATATTCTTCGCTCTCTCCGTCGCCGTAGAAGTTCTCTCTGTTTGGGTATACGTAACCGCAGCAATGCGCTTTTTCACCGGAATTGGGATGGCATTTTTACAGATTGCGATCAGTATGTTCATGATCAAGCTCGTGGATGAGGCGTATATCGGACGGGTGAGTGGAACGATTTCCCCCCTCATGGTCGGACTCATGATGGTCGGCTCCTTTGTTGCAGGTCCGCTCATGCAGATGACCTCGTTGATTACCGTATTTTTGATCGCATCTGTCATCCTTCTGATCGCTGCATGGGGATGTACGCGAATCAAGTGGGATTCGGCAGAGGTTACACCAGATGGGGCGAATCAACCTTTCGAACAAAAACAAGCGCAAACGCTATCGTAA
- a CDS encoding TetR/AcrR family transcriptional regulator, with amino-acid sequence MSKRRLDGEKTKQHIVEKATELFSQKGYSATSIEDICQATGASKGSLYYHFKNKEQLFLHLLEKQYNEWVDLWQEKEKEFETSIDKLYGLATFFLEDFLSHPLKKAGEEFSGSQLADPAILEQVLEMLSSSYTLYTSIFQEGINRGDFAPCDPEEMAMILEGLMNGIINVGYQMDDERLHALLKRSIDVLLHGIVAK; translated from the coding sequence ATGTCAAAGCGCCGTCTCGATGGGGAGAAAACCAAACAACATATCGTAGAGAAAGCCACCGAGTTATTTTCTCAGAAAGGCTATTCAGCCACTTCCATTGAGGACATTTGCCAAGCAACTGGAGCGAGTAAGGGCAGCCTCTATTACCACTTCAAAAACAAGGAGCAGTTGTTCCTGCATTTGCTTGAAAAGCAGTACAACGAATGGGTAGATCTATGGCAGGAAAAAGAAAAAGAATTCGAGACTTCCATCGATAAACTGTACGGCTTAGCTACTTTTTTCTTGGAGGACTTTTTGTCCCACCCTCTAAAAAAAGCAGGCGAAGAGTTCTCCGGCAGCCAGCTCGCCGATCCAGCCATTTTGGAACAAGTGCTGGAAATGCTCAGCTCCTCGTATACCCTCTATACCTCAATCTTCCAAGAAGGAATCAATCGAGGCGATTTTGCCCCATGCGATCCTGAAGAAATGGCGATGATACTAGAAGGGCTTATGAACGGAATCATTAATGTAGGTTATCAGATGGATGATGAGCGTCTTCATGCTCTGCTGAAGAGGAGCATTGACGTTTTGCTGCATGGCATTGTTGCCAAGTAG
- a CDS encoding deoxyribonuclease IV yields the protein MQVGCHVSIRHGYGEAARTAYNEGASSFQFFPKNPRSLGIKPFDARDAERCRAFCQQNGMLSIAHTPYPVNLCVEEQELFAVTVGSVRNDLEIAEACGALGVVVHFGQYKGADVLAGYKFMIQMVNQILDGWNGKAQLLIENNAGQGNRMGTTLEELTQVRQLFAEPQKVGFCLDTCHAFASGLWKGNDWGEVADRMRELEYFTSLRAVHLNDSVYPSGSFRDRHASIGKGMIGDAAIATFLQTPELQGLPIVLETARGSEGGHGEEIKHVRLLIDNWQG from the coding sequence TTGCAAGTCGGTTGTCATGTCAGTATTCGTCATGGGTACGGGGAGGCGGCGAGAACGGCATACAATGAAGGCGCGTCATCCTTTCAATTTTTTCCGAAAAACCCGCGTAGCTTAGGCATCAAGCCATTCGATGCTCGGGATGCAGAGCGTTGTCGTGCTTTTTGTCAGCAAAACGGCATGCTGTCGATTGCTCATACGCCATACCCGGTGAATCTTTGCGTCGAGGAGCAGGAACTATTCGCCGTCACAGTGGGCTCCGTGCGAAATGACCTTGAAATTGCCGAAGCTTGTGGAGCGTTGGGCGTGGTCGTTCACTTTGGCCAGTATAAAGGCGCTGATGTCCTTGCCGGTTACAAATTCATGATCCAGATGGTCAATCAAATACTGGATGGCTGGAATGGGAAAGCCCAGCTGTTAATCGAAAACAATGCCGGACAAGGCAACCGCATGGGCACGACACTCGAAGAGCTTACGCAGGTTCGACAATTGTTTGCTGAGCCACAGAAAGTTGGATTTTGTTTGGATACGTGTCATGCATTTGCCAGCGGATTGTGGAAAGGGAATGATTGGGGAGAAGTAGCCGATCGGATGCGAGAGCTTGAATATTTTACGAGCTTGCGGGCCGTTCATCTAAACGATTCTGTTTATCCGAGTGGTTCCTTTCGAGACCGGCATGCCTCTATCGGAAAAGGGATGATCGGTGATGCAGCCATTGCCACTTTTTTGCAAACACCCGAATTGCAAGGACTTCCCATCGTTTTGGAAACGGCGAGAGGCTCAGAAGGGGGCCATGGTGAAGAAATCAAACATGTTCGTCTGCTCATAGACAATTGGCAGGGCTGA
- a CDS encoding sigma-54 interaction domain-containing protein, translating into MEKAAEILALSSVDRLIDILNTLADGIFIADAQGTTLWLNNASENLCGLPKAELIGQNVSDLEEMGIFSPSVTRLVLETGKPTTTIQLVNNKGKFLVTGHIIPDEEGRPELIVSHSRDITEAARASSQLEETVALLKRYSEEIQHMKWEASQSSSQTLIGNSRSYLALLELMKKAAPVDTTVFITGETGVGKSYLAEQIHQLSERSSGPFVHVNCSAIPETLIESELFGYHKGAFTGASHSGKIGLVKMADKGTLFLDEISELPYHLQSKLLLLLQNKTFMPIGGTKTYTADIRIITATNANLQELVRLGKFRHDLYYRLNILPINVPPLRERKDDIFPLLHHNLQRFNSKHNQKRRFSPEVLDVLHQYEWPGNVRELENLVERIVITSKLDEIQVSDLPEELRSIRELEEGILSLGSLSLTERMEKIEVEFILQALRTHKTTRKTAAGLGITQSLLMRRIRKYGIQLDSEDE; encoded by the coding sequence ATGGAAAAAGCTGCGGAGATACTAGCACTGTCTTCTGTTGATCGTTTAATTGACATCCTGAACACACTGGCAGATGGCATATTCATCGCTGATGCACAGGGAACTACTTTATGGTTAAACAACGCGAGTGAAAACCTGTGTGGTCTACCAAAAGCCGAACTCATCGGGCAAAACGTATCCGACCTCGAAGAAATGGGGATTTTCAGCCCTTCTGTCACCCGCTTGGTTTTGGAAACGGGAAAACCGACCACAACCATTCAGCTCGTCAATAATAAGGGGAAATTCCTAGTAACTGGACACATCATCCCGGATGAGGAGGGGAGACCAGAGCTGATCGTTTCCCACTCACGCGATATCACTGAGGCAGCCCGTGCCAGTTCACAGCTGGAAGAGACAGTCGCTTTGCTTAAGCGGTACAGCGAAGAGATTCAGCACATGAAGTGGGAAGCAAGCCAGAGCTCCTCCCAAACCTTGATAGGAAACAGCCGATCCTACCTCGCTCTGCTGGAATTAATGAAAAAAGCAGCCCCTGTCGACACGACCGTGTTTATTACAGGAGAAACAGGTGTAGGAAAAAGCTATCTTGCGGAGCAAATCCATCAGTTGAGTGAGCGAAGCAGCGGGCCGTTTGTCCACGTCAACTGTAGCGCTATTCCCGAAACCTTGATCGAATCAGAGCTGTTCGGCTACCACAAAGGGGCCTTTACGGGGGCGAGTCACTCGGGGAAAATCGGATTAGTGAAAATGGCGGACAAAGGGACGCTTTTCTTGGATGAAATCAGTGAGCTTCCTTACCACTTGCAATCGAAATTATTGCTGCTTTTGCAAAACAAAACATTTATGCCGATTGGTGGTACGAAAACATACACGGCTGACATCCGCATCATAACAGCAACCAATGCCAACCTTCAGGAACTTGTGCGATTGGGCAAATTCAGACACGATCTGTACTATCGTCTTAATATTTTGCCAATCAATGTTCCGCCATTACGGGAGAGAAAGGACGATATTTTCCCGTTACTCCATCACAACCTACAGCGATTCAATAGCAAGCATAACCAGAAACGGCGTTTTTCCCCGGAAGTGCTGGATGTCTTGCATCAATACGAGTGGCCTGGAAATGTGCGGGAGCTGGAAAATTTGGTAGAGCGGATCGTTATTACGTCCAAGCTGGATGAAATCCAAGTCAGTGATTTGCCGGAAGAACTGCGGAGTATTCGTGAGCTGGAGGAAGGGATTCTTTCACTCGGTTCTCTTTCTCTTACAGAGCGGATGGAGAAAATTGAGGTGGAATTTATTCTGCAAGCATTGCGTACACACAAAACGACTCGCAAAACAGCAGCGGGCCTCGGTATAACCCAGTCCCTACTTATGCGGCGGATTAGAAAGTATGGGATTCAACTGGATTCTGAGGATGAGTGA
- a CDS encoding CoA transferase subunit A: MLSKLVTHEQAVEHVQDGTRLMYGGFGTIGSPAHMIDAILHKGVQSLTLIGIDAGYPEIGIGKLISHGRVRRLITTHIGSNPEAGQQMMDGMLEVTFCPQGIFAEKIRAGGVGIPGIVVDAHVRGERMEGAEPFAFAGRTCQIEAALTAEVGIVYAKQADTYGNLIYDKAARNLNPLVAMAADITIVEVEEIVPAGELDPDKIVTPGIFVDYIVVRGGGNS, from the coding sequence ATGTTATCAAAACTGGTGACGCACGAACAGGCAGTGGAGCATGTTCAGGATGGCACCCGGCTGATGTATGGCGGATTCGGCACGATAGGCTCCCCGGCACACATGATTGATGCGATCTTGCACAAAGGCGTGCAAAGCTTGACACTCATTGGAATTGATGCGGGGTATCCGGAAATCGGAATCGGAAAGCTGATCAGTCATGGACGGGTGAGGCGGCTAATAACCACACATATTGGCTCCAATCCCGAGGCAGGTCAACAAATGATGGACGGGATGCTGGAAGTGACATTTTGTCCACAAGGAATTTTCGCAGAAAAGATTCGGGCAGGAGGTGTTGGCATTCCGGGAATCGTTGTGGATGCGCATGTGAGAGGAGAGCGAATGGAAGGAGCAGAGCCGTTTGCTTTTGCCGGAAGAACTTGTCAGATTGAAGCCGCCCTGACTGCGGAAGTAGGGATCGTCTATGCGAAACAGGCAGATACTTACGGAAATCTTATTTATGACAAGGCGGCAAGAAATCTGAATCCGCTAGTAGCGATGGCCGCAGATATCACGATCGTTGAGGTTGAGGAGATTGTTCCGGCAGGAGAGCTAGACCCGGATAAAATCGTGACGCCTGGCATTTTTGTGGATTATATCGTGGTTCGTGGTGGAGGGAACAGCTAA
- a CDS encoding 3-oxoacid CoA-transferase subunit B, with the protein MGLEMDQRNMVAWRAAKEVAPGMAVNLGIGIPELVADFIPHEWQVMFHSVNGILGVGPTPLKGEEDQHISNAGGAPVTVVPGASYFDSTIAYGMIRRRKLDAAFIGALQVNRRGDLANWIVPGSRVHGIGGGAELAYYAKKVIVLMSHVNQAGEPKIRRECTLPLTAKGCVDLIITERAVIEITQRGLLLTEVMYPFTLENVITNTGAPLMISENLQMVE; encoded by the coding sequence ATGGGGTTGGAAATGGATCAGCGAAATATGGTTGCGTGGCGCGCGGCCAAAGAGGTCGCTCCCGGAATGGCTGTGAACTTGGGGATCGGGATACCTGAGCTCGTCGCTGATTTTATCCCGCATGAATGGCAAGTCATGTTTCACTCGGTGAATGGAATCTTGGGTGTCGGACCTACGCCGTTAAAGGGAGAAGAGGACCAGCATATTTCCAACGCTGGTGGAGCACCTGTTACCGTTGTTCCGGGGGCATCGTATTTCGACAGTACCATCGCGTATGGCATGATCCGAAGAAGGAAGCTGGATGCCGCGTTTATCGGGGCTTTGCAGGTGAATCGCCGAGGAGATTTGGCAAACTGGATTGTTCCGGGCTCACGTGTTCATGGCATTGGTGGAGGAGCGGAGCTGGCCTATTACGCTAAGAAAGTGATTGTGCTCATGAGCCATGTGAATCAGGCAGGAGAGCCTAAAATTCGCAGGGAGTGCACATTGCCGCTCACGGCGAAGGGCTGCGTCGATCTTATTATCACGGAGCGGGCGGTAATCGAGATCACGCAAAGAGGCTTGCTTTTGACAGAGGTAATGTACCCGTTCACCTTGGAAAATGTCATCACGAATACGGGAGCACCTTTGATGATTTCAGAAAATTTACAAATGGTAGAGTAA